The Bacteroidota bacterium genome includes the window TTTTTCGATAGTAAAATAATCGTTATTAATTTCTGTCGCGGTTGCCCATGTTAAATACACACTGCCTTGCTTACATATAGCTTCAAACCTAAGTAATTCTATGGGTAAAGGCACCTCATTACCAACAGAGCCAACACAACTGAACGAAAACCCACCATCGTTTCCTACATTGTATTGAGCATAAGCTACTGTTCGGACAACGAGTAACAAAAGAACTGAATATATTGATTTGAGTTTTTTCATCTGGCTTGTATTTTAAATGTCTCTTTTGAAAAACCCCGGCTAAGGCACCACACGAATACCACGACCACCGTGACGGACACTACGCACGCTGTAGGACTCAGCTGCGTTACGGCGGTCGGACACACGCAGGTTAAGTGCAGAGGTGTACCAAGCACCGCCACGAAAGCCAGTGCCTATGGCATCGGTTACTGGCCAGTTGTTCGCATCGGCATCGCCACCACTGGTTAGTACACCATTGCCATGAGTGCCTGTAAAGGCTCTGCCTGTGGCGTTACCCACTGATACAGAGCGATCCCAAAGGTTGCCAGTTAACTCCATGATACCGTAATAACTTGCCCCTACGCCTTCTCGTGTATTTACACCCTGCCCAAAATTGCCTACCCGCATGGGTCCTTGTATGCTGGCATGATTTCCATAAGCACCATTAGCACCTGCATTGCTGGCAGTTTCGTTGTTTGCTCCGCTATTGCTGATACCGGTTGCCTGTGTTATGCTGGTGGAGCCCCATGCATATTCATCGGCAAGAGCAGCCTGCGTGCCACGGCATGCTTTTTCGTATTCCAGCTCGGTCATGGGGCGTAGCGCTGCCCAATCAAGGTAAGCGGAAAGGTCTGCCCAATTTAATAAGTTGCAGGCAATATTTTGTCCGTCAACGCTTTCGTTAGCTGTTCCATCACCATCTAAATCGCAATAAAAAGTTATCGGGTCGGAGGTGTGTATGGTTGCATCACAACGTATTCCATTTCGATACAAAAGAGTTGAAGTATTCGACATGACATACCTGTTTGTAACAGAAGTAATTCCAGTAGCAAGATCCGTATTAGTCCTGGCATTCTGTTGATCCCTGGTTAACTTGTTTAAAAATGCTACATATTGATCCTGGGAAATTTCATACTTCATGCAATAAAATGCGTTATATCCTTTTGGGAAGGCTGCCGGAAGGCTTTGGCTTGTGACATCGTTAAAATCATCGGGTACCCCCATCGCGAAAGCATTATTATTCCCCAAAGTGCCGGCACCACCACCGCCAAGGGTTAAAGCGCCTTCGGAGGTTATTTGAAAGACTGTTCCTGCTGTAGCGTTTTCAAAGTGCCCTTCTCTATTACTACTTGTACCATCACCGGCATCAAAACTACCCTGGGGCACATATACCATTTCTATGGCAAATACGCATACTTCCACACTATCGCCATCAGCCAGCCCGTCTACACCATAGTTCCAACGCAGCTTAACTCCGGTATAATTTACGCTACCATTTACCATATCGGCATCGCGGTGTATAAACACACCATAAGCGCCACCGGCGCTGTTGTCGTTTCTGCTGGCTATATTGCTATTCGCGGGTTCGGTGTGTCCATCACCACTGCCAGTACCGTCCACCCAATTGAGTGTAGCGTGGTTCCATGTGGTTTGCGTTTTTAAACGGTATTTTATAAATACCCAGGCAGCATCCCAATTTGATGGTCCTGCACTGGTTCGCCAGGAGTTATTCCAACTAATGTCGCAATTTACGAGGGTGTAATCCGATGTGGCGTTTCGCCCGTTGAGAACTATATTGCTCACTGTAACTCCATTGCCAAATACGCACAATGGCATGAATGCCAACGATAGTAAAATGCTTCTTTTCATGGACAGGCATTGGACTACGCGCCTAAATATTTTCAACAGACTACTGATCATCAGTCAGGGAGATGTTACAGTTATGTTTATGTTACAATTATTTTTATCCTTAATGTTTATCGTGTATGCTCCCGGACACAGCTTATTTTTGTACCTGTTTGCGTATCCATCCGGCCATAGGTAAGTGTATGGGCTTGTGCCGCCTGTGGCATTTACCAGTATCCATTCCTTGCATCCGCATTCCGTACAATTGGCGGTGCCCTTGGTGAATAGGCCGACTAATGGAGAAGGGGAAGATATTGTTGCAGCAGATGTTGCTGTACAGCCATTCGCATCAGTTACTGTTACAATATAAGATCCCGCTATAAGGCCTGTTGCTGTTATGCCGGTTTGTCCTGTAGCAGGCCATAAATAGGTATAAGGACTTGTGCCTCCGTTGGCTGCAACTGTTGCCGATCCATTGCTGCCTGAATCACAACTTACATTCGTTTGCGTTGAAATACCTGCGGTAAGAGTACAGCCGCAATTGTTGATAGTAACAATTTGTGTTATAGAATCTTTACTTGCCGTACAATTAGTAACTACTACTTTTACAGAATATGATCCCGCGGAGCTGTATGTATGTGACGGGTTGATAAGGGTGGATATGTTATTGATACCTGAACCCGGATCTCCAAAATCCCATGAATAAGATTTTATTTCATTACAACCTGGAACGCTGGCATCCGTGAATGAAACATTTGCAGGTGCACAGCTATTGTTAGGGTTGAATGTATATGATGCTGTAGGTTTATCGGGAACATACCTCCACATATTATTAAGCCTTGCAGCGGGTGATCCTCCTGAAAAAAACCATAATTCATTTGTATTGGGTCTTCTAAAGGGAAGATTCCCTAGTCCGGCTTTGGGCATATTAGTTGGCGCTGAGACACCCTTTGCACCATAAACTCCGGCTTGATTTGGAAGTTTAGAACCACTTACCCAAGTCCAATTCCCTGTTGCATGGCTGTATCTCCATAAGTCATTTCGGAGATTGCTACCATCAGAGACTGATCCTCCCCATAACCAAAAATTTCCACAATCATCTTCCCACCGGCCACGATTTTCATATACTGCTGGAGGATTATTTGCAGGGGCATCTGCACAAAGCGTTCCATATGTTCCGTTTGGATTACCCGGACCATTTGTACCTTTCATCCAGGTCCATTCGTTTGTAAGCGGATCATATTTCCATAAATCATCCAATGTTGAAATATTGTTCTTTCCTCCAAACAACCAGAAATTACCAACCAGATCCTTCCAACTGGCATATACAAACCTGGATCCGGGAACATTGGCAGAAGCGGATATACCCATTGTGCCATAAACACCAGTCTGGTTGCTAAGATTACTTCCACTCATCCATGTCCATTGACTACTAACCGGGTCAAATTTCCATAAGTCGTTCAAAAGACCCGTTGCGCCACTTCCATCATAGCCCTGTCCTCCAAACATCCATATGTTTCCTTGGGCATCAGCCCACATTGCATCAGTTTCTGCTCTGCCACCTGGGTTGTTTGTTGGGGATGGAATTCCTTTCGTTCCATATATTCCAGATTGATTTGATAAGGTGCTACCTGCCATCCAGGTCCACTCGTTTGTTAAGGGATCATATTTCCATAAATCATTCGTGAATCCTCCGTTGTATATTCCTCCAAACAACCAAAATTTTCCTTGTAAATCAACACAGGTGGCTGAGGCAAATCCTCTTCGACTGGGAGTATTTGCAATATTCGGAATACCTAATACGCCGTAAACCCCAGCTGCAGGTACTCCTGGACCTCCTTTCATCCAGGTCCATTCATTTGTGACAGGATTAAATTTCCATAGATCAGTACTATATAGGGTGGCATTTGTAACAGATCCACCAAAATGCCAAAAATTACCCTGCAAGTCCACCCATTCTCCGCCCCCTTCATATCTTCCGGCTGGCTTATTTGCCGGGGAGGCTACACCTTGTATTCCGAAAACAGCTGTCGGGTTTATTATATTATCACCGGCCATCCATGTCCATTCATTATACTGTGCAATACAACTTGCAGATAGAAAACAGGAAACGAAGAGCAAGAGCAGTGGCAGGCAGAGAACTTGCATTTTATGTTCCTGGCTCTTTGTGTAAATTGTACATGCTCGTTTCAAATTGAAAGAAATAATTGTCAAGTTACAAGAAAATTTTCTATCAAAAATTTGGCAGACATAATTTCGTTTTTTCATTTGTATCCGATGCGTATGATAAAATCTTTTGTTTTTGTTTTCGCGGATTTTGATAATGATGGGAAGTCGAAATCCGTGTTATCGATGCCTACCCGTTTCTTGATCCATTTGCTGTTGCCTCCGATGTCGAGCTTTTCCAGGAAATCATTGCTGATAATATTTTCCGGGTAAAATGTTCCTATTCCGTGCAGGTATAACATAGGTTATTTTTTTAAATGGTTACTAAGTTATTGTTTGCATTTATAGCAACACTTTTCGTGCAGTAAATTCAAAACAATTCCCACTTATTTTTTCAAAGATTAATTTAAAACCTGCGTTACTGATTATTTCTTTTACCTCTGCAACCTGGTAAGGTCGATGAAGAATTCCTTTTTTCATTCCCCAGGAATTGATTCGATTGGAAATTTGATCCCATATGCTTTGGGCATGAGGGTATAGTAGGACATTTCCGGCCAAAGTTCCATTGGGCTTCAATACCCGGTGGAGCTCTTTCATGCCAGCCTCTATGGCTGGAAGGCAGTGAATGGCATTGGCGATATTCGCTGTATCAAAAGACTCACTGGAATAAGGCAATCTGGAAATGTCAGCCCGGAGCAATTCGACGGACTTTTCGTTCTGAAATCTTTTTCGAGCTCCGACCAGCATTCGATCAGCATAATCGAAACCGAAAATTTGCGAGGGCTTCATTTTTCTCCACCGTCGCCATTTCAATATCAGATCGAGTAAAGTTCCAGTTCCTATAGCCGCCTCTAAATGTTTGTCACCCATATTTTTAGAAAACAGACGAACCTGTGCAAGCAGAGTACTTCGATAAGAAAAGGTCAAAATCAAAAAACCGCGAAGATCGTACCACCAGGGTTCGGATGAATAAGCCTTATCGATTTTATTTATTTCAAAATCATTTTGAACGCAGGCAACTGGCTTGTTTATACTTAGTGTGTTCGAGTTAATCTGAGTGTTTTTTTCAACTGTTAGTTTAGCCATTTGTTTAATTTTTATTTTATATACTGCTACTTTTAGTTTTTGTATGGGATTTCTATTGCCCAATGGCATATATCCTGTAATGAATTTTTTTAACCATAAGTCGTATTGAAAATAATGAGGCGCTGATTTCACTTTATTTGGTTGAAGTAGTATTCGTATTACTTCAGTTGCGGCAGCAGCAGTAGATAAATGGCAGCTAAGGCCTAATGATGGCCCTTTTCGCGCATCCACGCTAAAACGACTCATATCCAAATAGCGTAAATGTGTTAGCCTGGGACTAAGGCCTATACCAAATTGCAAAACCATATCTTTTTCAGACATGGAGTCATGAATATTAAAGTATTTGTCGAAACTCATTGTGTCTGGAGCAAACACAAGCATAGCAGTACTGTATCCCATAGGACCAGCCGTGATCACATATATTTTCTTTTCTTTTGCTTTATTAAAAAGCATTCTCCTGATTTTCATTTCAAAGAAGTCCAGGCTGTCAACAACCACATCAACACCTTCTAAAAAAGCGTCAATGTTATCGGAGTTAATGCCATTTTCAAAGACTTGCAGGTTAAGATAGGGGTTTATATCCATAGCTTCCCGAGCCATGGCAAACACTTTGGATCGGTTCAGATTAGTTCTTTTAGCTCCATATTGCCTGTTGATGTTTCCAATTTCAAATTTATCGAAATCCGCAATGTGAAAATTGCTAATGCCTAAACGGACTAAATTAACAAGATGTAAACCGCCTACTCCACCCATTCCCGGTATGCCAACTTTGCTGCCCCTTAAAAATGCTTGTTCCGATAAGCTTAATAAACCAAGGTTTCTGGAGAAAGCTTCTTTATAGTAGAATTCTTCGCCTGAAATTTCTGTGTTGACACTTTCAATATCGAAGGTGTGAATTACTGCTTTTGGGCACTTTGGTTCTTTGGTTAATGTTTTCATAGTAATTAAGTTTAAAGTGTACTTTTAGAAAGCTTTGTTTCCTGAATAATAGCCCGGTAAACTTTTATAATCCTTTTGATTGGCGTAAGTATCAGAAATCAACATATAAATTGCGAACCTCTTGACAATACAGCATTTCTGTAAATATTTGCGAAAAACTACCAGGGCAATTGTTAACAATAGTATCCTTTTATAGCAAATCGTTGTGCCATTTTTTTAACCTCCAACATCATTGGGGCAACGTAAGTGCCAACATGCTCATTGTATTTTGTTTCACCTACTAAGATCGCCCCTAAACGTTCTAATGTTGGCTGCAATATATAATTGGCAGGAAATAACGCATAATCTACCCGATTAGCACTTCCTATTTTAATTGCTTCTTTTATTAAGGAATATAGAAGTTGTACACTACAATCTTGCTTTTTAATGGCTAACATACTCACACTCGCAAATTTGCCTTTTAGTTTGGAGCGCAATTTTTTATATTCTTCATGATAATGATCGCAGGGGAATTCCTGTTCCCGATTTTCAATTATGGTCACTCGTATTGTCCCTATGCAGTTTTCACTATTACATACCAGTAAGTTCAGAGTGCCATTTTGCGTATCGAACTTGTCGTTTAACTTTTCATCCGAAAAGGCAGCTTTGTTAAAATATTTATTGTCCTCTACATATACTTTATAACGTAATTTATATACCTCATTTAATTGCTCAACAGATATCGCTTCTTGCACTATATAAGTAAGTCTTTTCGGATTCCTTTCTATCGTTGTAGTTTCTGTTTGCATAGGGTTTTGTTTTTAGTTTGATTCAGTTTTTAGACTATGTTTAATTTATAATCTATGAAACGTTATGGCAAACCATTATTTCTACAATGAGATAATCATAAAGTGATATTTGAAAATAAAAATTGCTTAAATTGTTTAAATTCAAGTAATTTGAATAAATTTATGTAATTACTTGTCCCAAACTTAATTTCAAAATAATTGAAAATCGATCTCTTTAAATTAATAAAATCACTCAGCAAGGGCGAAAGAAAAACCTTTAATCTTTTTGCTAACTATTATTCTGATGGTAAAAAAAATTACCTGCGCCTGTTTGAAATAATAGATTCACAGAAAGAATATGACGAAGACTTTATTAAACAAAAGTTAAAAGATGAGAAAATTCTTACCTCACTTCCAAAAATCAAAAAGTATTTACTGGAACTTATTTTAAAATCTCTGCGGTTTTATTATTCGGGGAAAACCATTGAAGGAAAAATAAGAGAGCATCAGGCCAATGTTGAGATATGCAATACCAAAGGATTGATGAGAATGAGAGATAAAGTACTGGAAAGGGCAGAGCGTATTGCAAGAGTAAATGAAAAACACGAAATTTTACTGGAGTTGTTGAATAAAAAATTTAGCTACAAATCTGATCAACAACGTACAGATATACTTATTGAACAGGAACAAATAACTGCAAAAATAATAGCGGTCAGAAAATATAAGCATCTTTCAGAAAAAATTGACGAACTGAAAAAAAGGGGGCTAATAAGAGATGCAAGTATGAAGGAAGAATGGGATAAAATATTTCGAGATCCCATTTTGAGCCAAGCCCACGAACCATCAGGGTATGAAGAAAGTTTGTATTACCACAATATGTGGGGAATGTACTATGAACAAACGAATGATATTGCAAAAGAACTTTATCATTCGGAATCATTGGTAAAAAGGATGGAATCACGACCTGATTTGCTTATTCAGGATAAACAAAAATATATAATTATAGTCACTAATTTGGGAAGTGCTAGAGCCAAAAACAAAGAATTGCTGAAAGCAAATGAAACGTTGGAGAAGCTTATACAAATACAGGAGTGGGGACTAAGCGCAATAGAAACACACACACTTTCAAATTGTATTGCTATGACTTTTAGCACTTTGTTGGGAAGTTTTTCAAGAGCGAAGAGTTTTGATGCAGGATTACAGTTGGCAAAAAAGGCAGAAATTTTTGTAAAGATGAAAAATATTAATATGCTTTTCAGGTCAATCTTGTATATAAATTTAGCGAGCATTTATATTCATTCAGGCCATTATAATTCTGCTCGTATTTGGAATACCAATTTGTTAAATGAATTAAACCAGAATTTCAGGGAAGGTTTGTACGCCCATGCGAAAATAATTAGTCTTATCATTCATTTTGAATTGGAAAGCGATCAACTGTTGCCATATTTAATACGTTCCACCTATCGCTACCTGTATAAGAGAAAAATGCTGTACAAAACCGAAGAGGCAATACTGCGATTTATCAGAAATAAATTACCAAAAGCAAATTCGCGAAAAGAATTAATTGAATTTTTTAAAGACTTTAAAACAGAATTGGAGGAAATTACCAAAGATGAATATGAAGCAAAGGTTTTAGAATATTTCGATTACATACGCTGGCTTGAACGTAAAATTGGCAACAGACCGGTTGCCGGAATAGCAGGGTTGGTATAAATATGTATATATAAGTGTAATCACCAATAAAAAAGCCCTCCTGATACTATCAGCAGGGCTTTTAGGGTAAATATCAAAATTATTTATTCCCCAAGTCTTCAAAACGTACATCGGAAAAGCTTCCATTTCCATTTGATGTATGATTAGCAGTGACAGTTGTGTTTGAAGTGGTTGGCACAGCAGGAGAATTGGTTTTGATATAGGAAACAACTTCGTTCAGGCCCTCTACAAAT containing:
- a CDS encoding ThiF family adenylyltransferase, translating into MKTLTKEPKCPKAVIHTFDIESVNTEISGEEFYYKEAFSRNLGLLSLSEQAFLRGSKVGIPGMGGVGGLHLVNLVRLGISNFHIADFDKFEIGNINRQYGAKRTNLNRSKVFAMAREAMDINPYLNLQVFENGINSDNIDAFLEGVDVVVDSLDFFEMKIRRMLFNKAKEKKIYVITAGPMGYSTAMLVFAPDTMSFDKYFNIHDSMSEKDMVLQFGIGLSPRLTHLRYLDMSRFSVDARKGPSLGLSCHLSTAAAATEVIRILLQPNKVKSAPHYFQYDLWLKKFITGYMPLGNRNPIQKLKVAVYKIKIKQMAKLTVEKNTQINSNTLSINKPVACVQNDFEINKIDKAYSSEPWWYDLRGFLILTFSYRSTLLAQVRLFSKNMGDKHLEAAIGTGTLLDLILKWRRWRKMKPSQIFGFDYADRMLVGARKRFQNEKSVELLRADISRLPYSSESFDTANIANAIHCLPAIEAGMKELHRVLKPNGTLAGNVLLYPHAQSIWDQISNRINSWGMKKGILHRPYQVAEVKEIISNAGFKLIFEKISGNCFEFTARKVLL
- a CDS encoding PKD domain-containing protein encodes the protein MQVLCLPLLLLFVSCFLSASCIAQYNEWTWMAGDNIINPTAVFGIQGVASPANKPAGRYEGGGEWVDLQGNFWHFGGSVTNATLYSTDLWKFNPVTNEWTWMKGGPGVPAAGVYGVLGIPNIANTPSRRGFASATCVDLQGKFWLFGGIYNGGFTNDLWKYDPLTNEWTWMAGSTLSNQSGIYGTKGIPSPTNNPGGRAETDAMWADAQGNIWMFGGQGYDGSGATGLLNDLWKFDPVSSQWTWMSGSNLSNQTGVYGTMGISASANVPGSRFVYASWKDLVGNFWLFGGKNNISTLDDLWKYDPLTNEWTWMKGTNGPGNPNGTYGTLCADAPANNPPAVYENRGRWEDDCGNFWLWGGSVSDGSNLRNDLWRYSHATGNWTWVSGSKLPNQAGVYGAKGVSAPTNMPKAGLGNLPFRRPNTNELWFFSGGSPAARLNNMWRYVPDKPTASYTFNPNNSCAPANVSFTDASVPGCNEIKSYSWDFGDPGSGINNISTLINPSHTYSSAGSYSVKVVVTNCTASKDSITQIVTINNCGCTLTAGISTQTNVSCDSGSNGSATVAANGGTSPYTYLWPATGQTGITATGLIAGSYIVTVTDANGCTATSAATISSPSPLVGLFTKGTANCTECGCKEWILVNATGGTSPYTYLWPDGYANRYKNKLCPGAYTINIKDKNNCNINITVTSP
- a CDS encoding GNAT family N-acetyltransferase, with translation MQTETTTIERNPKRLTYIVQEAISVEQLNEVYKLRYKVYVEDNKYFNKAAFSDEKLNDKFDTQNGTLNLLVCNSENCIGTIRVTIIENREQEFPCDHYHEEYKKLRSKLKGKFASVSMLAIKKQDCSVQLLYSLIKEAIKIGSANRVDYALFPANYILQPTLERLGAILVGETKYNEHVGTYVAPMMLEVKKMAQRFAIKGYYC
- a CDS encoding SUMF1/EgtB/PvdO family nonheme iron enzyme, translated to MKRSILLSLAFMPLCVFGNGVTVSNIVLNGRNATSDYTLVNCDISWNNSWRTSAGPSNWDAAWVFIKYRLKTQTTWNHATLNWVDGTGSGDGHTEPANSNIASRNDNSAGGAYGVFIHRDADMVNGSVNYTGVKLRWNYGVDGLADGDSVEVCVFAIEMVYVPQGSFDAGDGTSSNREGHFENATAGTVFQITSEGALTLGGGGAGTLGNNNAFAMGVPDDFNDVTSQSLPAAFPKGYNAFYCMKYEISQDQYVAFLNKLTRDQQNARTNTDLATGITSVTNRYVMSNTSTLLYRNGIRCDATIHTSDPITFYCDLDGDGTANESVDGQNIACNLLNWADLSAYLDWAALRPMTELEYEKACRGTQAALADEYAWGSTSITQATGISNSGANNETASNAGANGAYGNHASIQGPMRVGNFGQGVNTREGVGASYYGIMELTGNLWDRSVSVGNATGRAFTGTHGNGVLTSGGDADANNWPVTDAIGTGFRGGAWYTSALNLRVSDRRNAAESYSVRSVRHGGRGIRVVP